In Macadamia integrifolia cultivar HAES 741 chromosome 12, SCU_Mint_v3, whole genome shotgun sequence, the following are encoded in one genomic region:
- the LOC122056905 gene encoding probable pectinesterase 55, translating into MWLIPPFVFTCILIFTLLGNGGQAFSGCSANVAYTITVIKYAGHGNFSTIQAAINSIPSKNDRWVRILVSPGFYREKVTIPIDKPCIILQGKSPKSTMISWNAHTITDKSATFTIFADNFVAKNIAFKNAYKYQRPVNGSSNLQSVTVEVVGDKSSFHGCSFFGFQDTLWDAKGRHYFKNCLIEGTVDFIWGSGQSIYEGCQISVLPCFGGQIPGFITAQGRNSANDNSGFVFKGGRVFGNGNTHTYLGRAYGAYSRVIWYGTEFSNIIVPEGWQAWSHVHQE; encoded by the exons ATGTGGCTCATTCCACCATTTGTCTTCACTTGCATATTAATCTTCACTTTGTTGGGCAATGGTGGTCAAGCTTTTAGTGGTTGTAGTGCTAATGTTGCATATACCATCACTGTTATAAAATATGCTGGCCATGGTAATTTTTCTACAATTCAGGCTGCCATCAATTCCATTCCCTCGAAGAATGATCGATGGGTTCGCATCCTCGTTAGTCCCGGATTTTATAG AGAGAAGGTTACGATCCCAATAGACAAGCCCTGCATAATTCTTCAAGGAAAGAGTCCTAAGAGCACTATGATTTCATGGAATGCCCATACAATTACGGATAAGAGTGCTACTTTCACCATATTTGCTGACAATTTTGTGGCAAAAAATATTGCATTCAAG AATGCATATAAATACCAGAGACCAGTCAATGGAAGTTCTAATTTGCAGTCAGTTACAGTAGAAGTAGTTGGTGACAAATCATCTTTTCATGGATGTAGCTTCTTTGGATTTCAAGATACATTGTGGGATGCAAAAGGTCGCCATTACTTTAAAAATTGTCTTATTGAAGGTACTGTGGATTTTATTTGGGGGAGTGGCCAGTCCATATATGAG GGATGTCAAATATCGGTTCTTCCTTGCTTTGGAGGCCAGATACCAGGATTTATTACAGCTCAAGGCCGAAACTCGGCAAATGACAACAGTGGATTTGTATTTAAAGGTGGTAGAGTGTTTGGAAATGGTAACACACATACCTATCTTGGTAGAGCTTATGGAGCTTATTCTAGAGTAATTTGGTATGGAACTGAATTCTCTAATATTATAGTTCCTGAAGGATGGCAAGCTTGGAGCCATGTCCACCAAGAGTAA